The proteins below come from a single Mauremys reevesii isolate NIE-2019 linkage group 6, ASM1616193v1, whole genome shotgun sequence genomic window:
- the TOPORS gene encoding E3 ubiquitin-protein ligase Topors isoform X1, with protein sequence MGDPLNYLTERGRRRRLRHGGEEPRAGPGPGPARCRRQRLKAADPGQPRAEAEAPAPDSGAANITSTTEEFTVDSSFSPKAGTSKLHQTMPTDTSPDSKCPICLDRFDNVAYLDRCLHRFCFRCVQEWSKNKAECPLCKQPFHSIFHTVRAEDDFKEYVLRPLQNGSFASPDGRRFRYRTTLTRERHTSAYPRRSSSSRRTLSPPDNGILFEGLSGQPVGQRDGGIHQMIRRLASRRQASAEGRSLRQIQEQDIINFRRALYRSGVRVRNIQDGGRYRDISAEFFRRNPACLHRLVPWLKRELTVLFGAHGSLVNIVQHIIMSNVTRYDLESQAFSDDLKPFLLHRTNHFLHEFISFARCPFNIEAYDQHANYDCPAPSYEEGSQSESSVITISPDETDSQEPDHNASTTGVDRAPWDDETPGPSYSSSEQVHVAVASPLDTSETSDEEPSRNGTELQGQLKDNAAPGGDTDSSSDNCVIVGYVKPLAERTPELVELSSDSEESVDDGKSEDVKKPQSIQFHVFSVSDASGCSSPCSPISKDGKYSHKSSTSPSHKKMKSKKNEKDTTKIEDLSVKDSLQSSSTRRDRVCSPCSHRLSRRRRSRSSESYSQHSRNRDSHGQRARRKHHSKERLKSRLSRSRDSSRHRSKRDKRRSRPRDISLSRKSQTVSLSSESTISRDVSRSRSRSNDHSRRRSRSRDSDHYYVRDNYQSRYQWEYTFYSRNMDRDGYESSYRRRTQARAHYSRQSASPEYRIQSFSERTNTRNPRGHNESRYYYYERRRSRSRSSNRSRTASDRMRCEKPGGKRKYKTRHLENAHKETATNPCEGKGSDLQKSLSKYSGCYKNQDSLLDNQASIGTRHKKRKKKTRSPSVEIIYEGKASDTTRHHKKKKKKHKKKHRRHHSGNSSHSSPVVITIDSDSDKETGIQENTECDSSISWTTTTQLNERENETPSPVLGTSDCKDEYTVDDESGLLDKDSSITTTRGDLGDDPGKVDRQFQETSNEQALTVADDDSASDMGTLPSNVETIQTESTSQLPSSRASLVGSSERPPLILRLPKRLIDRSYWLDSPEKKM encoded by the exons CGCCGTCAGAGACTCAAAGCGGCGGACCCGGGGCAGCCCCGCGCGGAGGCCGAAGCGCCCGCACCGGACAGCGGCGCCGCT AACATAACATCAACAACTGAGGAGTTTACGGTGGATAGCAGCTTTTCACCTAAAGCTGGCACAAGCAAGCTGCATCAGACAATGCCAACAGATACATCTCCAGACTCTAAATGTCCAATCTGCTTGGACAGATTCGACAATGTGGCCTATTTAGATCGTTGCTTGCATAGGTTCTGCTTTCGTTGTGTACAGGAGTGGTCAAAAAACAAAGCTGAATGTCCACTCTGCAAACAGCCTTTCCATTCGATCTTCCATACTGTAAGAGCTGAAGATGATTTCAAGGAGTACGTACTCAGGCCTTTGCAGAATGGCTCTTTTGCTAGCCCTGATGGGCGGAGATTTCGTTACCGTACTACGTTAACAAGGGAACGTCATACATCAGCTTATCCTCGAAGGAGTTCCTCTTCTCGAAGAACACTGTCACCTCCAGATAATGGGATATTATTTGAAGGATTATCTGGTCAACCAGTAGGGCAAAGAGATGGAGGAATTCATCAGATGATTAGACGGCTTGCATCAAGGAGACAAGCTAGTGCAGAGGGTAGATCACTGCGGCAAATTCAAGAACAAGATATAATTAATTTCCGAAGAGCTCTGTATCGTTCTGGTGTGCGTGTTAGAAATATTCAAGATGGTGGTCGTTATAGAGATATTTCAGCTGAGTTTTTCCGCCGGAACCCCGCTTGTCTTCACAGATTAGTTCCATGGCTAAAGCGTGAGCTAACAGTCCTGTTTGGTGCCCATGGGTCTCTAGTCAATATTGTACAGCATATCATCATGAGTAATGTGACTAGATATGATTTGGAGAGTCAGGCCTTTTCTGATGACTTAAAGCCTTTTTTGCTCCATCGTACTAACCACTTTTTACATGAATTCATCAGCTTTGCCCGATGTCCTTTTAACATAGAGGCATACGACCAGCATGCCAATTATGATTGTCCTGCTCCTTCATATGAAGAAGGAAGCCAGTCAGAATCATCAGTTATCACAATATCTCCAGATGAGACAGATTCGCAAGAACCAGATCATAATGCATCCACAACTGGTGTTGATCGGGCACCTTGGGATGATGAAACTCCAGGGCCATCGTATTCCAGCTCAGAGCAGGTTCATGTTGCCGTGGCTTCTCCTTTGGATACTTCGGAAACTTCTGATGAAGAACCTAGTAGAAATGGAACTGAACTGCAAGGGCAGTTAAAAGATAATGCAGCCCCAGGTGGTGACACTGATTCTTCTTCAGACAACTGCGTCATTGTTGGGTATGTTAAGCCATTAGCTGAAAGAACACCAGAGCTTGTTGAGCTGTCCTCGGACTCTGAGGAGTCGGTTGATGATGGGAAAAGCGAGGATGTGAAGAAACCACAGTCTATCCAGTTTCACGTTTTTAGTGTCAGCGATGCTAGTGGGTGCTCATCGCCATGCTCTCCTATATCTAAGGATGGTAAATATAGCCATAAAAGCAGCACCTCACCCTCACATAAGAAGATGAagtcaaaaaagaatgagaaagaTACAACTAAAATAGAAGATTTGTCTGTAAAGGACTCTTTACAAAGTTCCTCTACAAGAAGGGATAGGGTGTGCTCTCCGTGCAGCCACAGATTATCCAGGAGGAGGAGATCAAGGAGTTCAGAATCCTATTCACAGCACTCTCGCAACAGAGACAGCCATGGCCAGAGAGCCAGGAGGAAACATCACAGCAAAGAGAGGTTAAAAAGTAGACTATCAAGAAGCAGAGATAGTAGCAGACATAGGAGCAAAAGAGACAAAAGGAGGTCAAGACCTCGAGACATAAGTTTATCTAGAAAAAGCCAGACAGTGTCTCTAAGTAGTGAGAGCACTATATCTAGAGATGTAAGCAGGTCAAGATCCCGGAGTAATGATCATAGCAGAAGAAGATCAAGGAGCAGAGACAGTGATCATTATTATGTAAGAGATAATTACCAAAGTAGATACCAGTGGGAGTATACTTTTTACAGTAGAAACATGGACAGAGATGGCTATGAATCCTCATACAGGAGGAGAACTCAGGCCAGAGCTCATTATTCAAGGCAGTCAGCTAGTCCAGAGTACAGAATACAGTCCTTTTCTGAAAGGACAAATACTCGAAATCCGAGAGGTCACAATGAAAGCAGATATTACTACTATGAAAGACGCAGATCAAGGAGTCGATCCAGTAATAGATCTCGGACTGCTTCTGATAGAATGAGATGTGAAAAGCCTGGTGGAAAAAGGAAATACAAAACTCGCCACTTGGAGAATGCACACAAGGAGACTGCAACAAACCCTTGTGAAGGGAAAGGAAGTGACCTGCAGAAGTCTTTGTCAAAATACAGTGGTTGCTACAAAAATCAGGACAGCCTTTTAGACAACCAAGCAAGCATTGGGACTAGAcataaaaagaggaaaaaaaagacaagaagtCCAAGTGTAGAGATTATTTATGAAGGAAAAGCTAGTGACACAACCAGACatcacaaaaagaaaaagaaaaagcacaaGAAGAAACACAGGAGACATCACTCAGGTAACTCATCACATTCTTCTCCAGTTGTGATTACAATTGACAGTGATAGTGATAAGGAGACTGGAATACAAGAAAATACTGAGTGTGACAGTAGTATCTCTTGGACAACCACAACCCAGttaaatgagagagaaaatgagacTCCATCCCCTGTCCTGGGAACAAGTGATTGTAAGGATGAGTACACAGTAGATGATGAAAGTGGACTGTTGGACAAGGATTCCAGTATTACTACCACTAGGGGAGACTTAGGTGATGACCCTGGAAAGGTAGATCGCCAATTTCAGGAAACATCAAATGAGCAGGCTCTTACAGTGGCAGATGATGATAGTGCATCTGACATGGGAACTCTACCGAGCAATGTTGAAACTATACAAACTGAATCAACCAGTCAGTTGCCTTCTTCGAGAGCGTCATTAGTAGGGAGTTCAGAGAGACCACCTTTGATATTAAGACTGCCAAAGAGACTTATTGACAGATCCTATTGGCTTGACTCCCCAGAAAAAAAGATGTAA
- the TOPORS gene encoding E3 ubiquitin-protein ligase Topors isoform X2 produces MLGWFWKCVSPPPPPCSSGSDLAPSCEVPVTSPDLSAGCLVIQQNITSTTEEFTVDSSFSPKAGTSKLHQTMPTDTSPDSKCPICLDRFDNVAYLDRCLHRFCFRCVQEWSKNKAECPLCKQPFHSIFHTVRAEDDFKEYVLRPLQNGSFASPDGRRFRYRTTLTRERHTSAYPRRSSSSRRTLSPPDNGILFEGLSGQPVGQRDGGIHQMIRRLASRRQASAEGRSLRQIQEQDIINFRRALYRSGVRVRNIQDGGRYRDISAEFFRRNPACLHRLVPWLKRELTVLFGAHGSLVNIVQHIIMSNVTRYDLESQAFSDDLKPFLLHRTNHFLHEFISFARCPFNIEAYDQHANYDCPAPSYEEGSQSESSVITISPDETDSQEPDHNASTTGVDRAPWDDETPGPSYSSSEQVHVAVASPLDTSETSDEEPSRNGTELQGQLKDNAAPGGDTDSSSDNCVIVGYVKPLAERTPELVELSSDSEESVDDGKSEDVKKPQSIQFHVFSVSDASGCSSPCSPISKDGKYSHKSSTSPSHKKMKSKKNEKDTTKIEDLSVKDSLQSSSTRRDRVCSPCSHRLSRRRRSRSSESYSQHSRNRDSHGQRARRKHHSKERLKSRLSRSRDSSRHRSKRDKRRSRPRDISLSRKSQTVSLSSESTISRDVSRSRSRSNDHSRRRSRSRDSDHYYVRDNYQSRYQWEYTFYSRNMDRDGYESSYRRRTQARAHYSRQSASPEYRIQSFSERTNTRNPRGHNESRYYYYERRRSRSRSSNRSRTASDRMRCEKPGGKRKYKTRHLENAHKETATNPCEGKGSDLQKSLSKYSGCYKNQDSLLDNQASIGTRHKKRKKKTRSPSVEIIYEGKASDTTRHHKKKKKKHKKKHRRHHSGNSSHSSPVVITIDSDSDKETGIQENTECDSSISWTTTTQLNERENETPSPVLGTSDCKDEYTVDDESGLLDKDSSITTTRGDLGDDPGKVDRQFQETSNEQALTVADDDSASDMGTLPSNVETIQTESTSQLPSSRASLVGSSERPPLILRLPKRLIDRSYWLDSPEKKM; encoded by the exons ATGTTAGGCTGGTTCTGGAAAtgtgtctccccccccccgcccccgtgctCATCGGGGTCAGATCTTGCCCCTTCCTGCGAGGTACCGGTGACAAGCCCGGATCTGAGTGCCGGGTGCCTTGTGATTCAACAG AACATAACATCAACAACTGAGGAGTTTACGGTGGATAGCAGCTTTTCACCTAAAGCTGGCACAAGCAAGCTGCATCAGACAATGCCAACAGATACATCTCCAGACTCTAAATGTCCAATCTGCTTGGACAGATTCGACAATGTGGCCTATTTAGATCGTTGCTTGCATAGGTTCTGCTTTCGTTGTGTACAGGAGTGGTCAAAAAACAAAGCTGAATGTCCACTCTGCAAACAGCCTTTCCATTCGATCTTCCATACTGTAAGAGCTGAAGATGATTTCAAGGAGTACGTACTCAGGCCTTTGCAGAATGGCTCTTTTGCTAGCCCTGATGGGCGGAGATTTCGTTACCGTACTACGTTAACAAGGGAACGTCATACATCAGCTTATCCTCGAAGGAGTTCCTCTTCTCGAAGAACACTGTCACCTCCAGATAATGGGATATTATTTGAAGGATTATCTGGTCAACCAGTAGGGCAAAGAGATGGAGGAATTCATCAGATGATTAGACGGCTTGCATCAAGGAGACAAGCTAGTGCAGAGGGTAGATCACTGCGGCAAATTCAAGAACAAGATATAATTAATTTCCGAAGAGCTCTGTATCGTTCTGGTGTGCGTGTTAGAAATATTCAAGATGGTGGTCGTTATAGAGATATTTCAGCTGAGTTTTTCCGCCGGAACCCCGCTTGTCTTCACAGATTAGTTCCATGGCTAAAGCGTGAGCTAACAGTCCTGTTTGGTGCCCATGGGTCTCTAGTCAATATTGTACAGCATATCATCATGAGTAATGTGACTAGATATGATTTGGAGAGTCAGGCCTTTTCTGATGACTTAAAGCCTTTTTTGCTCCATCGTACTAACCACTTTTTACATGAATTCATCAGCTTTGCCCGATGTCCTTTTAACATAGAGGCATACGACCAGCATGCCAATTATGATTGTCCTGCTCCTTCATATGAAGAAGGAAGCCAGTCAGAATCATCAGTTATCACAATATCTCCAGATGAGACAGATTCGCAAGAACCAGATCATAATGCATCCACAACTGGTGTTGATCGGGCACCTTGGGATGATGAAACTCCAGGGCCATCGTATTCCAGCTCAGAGCAGGTTCATGTTGCCGTGGCTTCTCCTTTGGATACTTCGGAAACTTCTGATGAAGAACCTAGTAGAAATGGAACTGAACTGCAAGGGCAGTTAAAAGATAATGCAGCCCCAGGTGGTGACACTGATTCTTCTTCAGACAACTGCGTCATTGTTGGGTATGTTAAGCCATTAGCTGAAAGAACACCAGAGCTTGTTGAGCTGTCCTCGGACTCTGAGGAGTCGGTTGATGATGGGAAAAGCGAGGATGTGAAGAAACCACAGTCTATCCAGTTTCACGTTTTTAGTGTCAGCGATGCTAGTGGGTGCTCATCGCCATGCTCTCCTATATCTAAGGATGGTAAATATAGCCATAAAAGCAGCACCTCACCCTCACATAAGAAGATGAagtcaaaaaagaatgagaaagaTACAACTAAAATAGAAGATTTGTCTGTAAAGGACTCTTTACAAAGTTCCTCTACAAGAAGGGATAGGGTGTGCTCTCCGTGCAGCCACAGATTATCCAGGAGGAGGAGATCAAGGAGTTCAGAATCCTATTCACAGCACTCTCGCAACAGAGACAGCCATGGCCAGAGAGCCAGGAGGAAACATCACAGCAAAGAGAGGTTAAAAAGTAGACTATCAAGAAGCAGAGATAGTAGCAGACATAGGAGCAAAAGAGACAAAAGGAGGTCAAGACCTCGAGACATAAGTTTATCTAGAAAAAGCCAGACAGTGTCTCTAAGTAGTGAGAGCACTATATCTAGAGATGTAAGCAGGTCAAGATCCCGGAGTAATGATCATAGCAGAAGAAGATCAAGGAGCAGAGACAGTGATCATTATTATGTAAGAGATAATTACCAAAGTAGATACCAGTGGGAGTATACTTTTTACAGTAGAAACATGGACAGAGATGGCTATGAATCCTCATACAGGAGGAGAACTCAGGCCAGAGCTCATTATTCAAGGCAGTCAGCTAGTCCAGAGTACAGAATACAGTCCTTTTCTGAAAGGACAAATACTCGAAATCCGAGAGGTCACAATGAAAGCAGATATTACTACTATGAAAGACGCAGATCAAGGAGTCGATCCAGTAATAGATCTCGGACTGCTTCTGATAGAATGAGATGTGAAAAGCCTGGTGGAAAAAGGAAATACAAAACTCGCCACTTGGAGAATGCACACAAGGAGACTGCAACAAACCCTTGTGAAGGGAAAGGAAGTGACCTGCAGAAGTCTTTGTCAAAATACAGTGGTTGCTACAAAAATCAGGACAGCCTTTTAGACAACCAAGCAAGCATTGGGACTAGAcataaaaagaggaaaaaaaagacaagaagtCCAAGTGTAGAGATTATTTATGAAGGAAAAGCTAGTGACACAACCAGACatcacaaaaagaaaaagaaaaagcacaaGAAGAAACACAGGAGACATCACTCAGGTAACTCATCACATTCTTCTCCAGTTGTGATTACAATTGACAGTGATAGTGATAAGGAGACTGGAATACAAGAAAATACTGAGTGTGACAGTAGTATCTCTTGGACAACCACAACCCAGttaaatgagagagaaaatgagacTCCATCCCCTGTCCTGGGAACAAGTGATTGTAAGGATGAGTACACAGTAGATGATGAAAGTGGACTGTTGGACAAGGATTCCAGTATTACTACCACTAGGGGAGACTTAGGTGATGACCCTGGAAAGGTAGATCGCCAATTTCAGGAAACATCAAATGAGCAGGCTCTTACAGTGGCAGATGATGATAGTGCATCTGACATGGGAACTCTACCGAGCAATGTTGAAACTATACAAACTGAATCAACCAGTCAGTTGCCTTCTTCGAGAGCGTCATTAGTAGGGAGTTCAGAGAGACCACCTTTGATATTAAGACTGCCAAAGAGACTTATTGACAGATCCTATTGGCTTGACTCCCCAGAAAAAAAGATGTAA